One Cucurbita pepo subsp. pepo cultivar mu-cu-16 chromosome LG09, ASM280686v2, whole genome shotgun sequence DNA window includes the following coding sequences:
- the LOC111801832 gene encoding 3-oxoacyl-[acyl-carrier-protein] synthase I, chloroplastic, with product MQAVQSPTLKPSPLDPFRRRKCSPFLVAAAPKSKRVSFISASAASTVSAPKREKDPKKRVVITGMGLVSVFGNDVDAYYDKLLAGESGISLIDRFDASKFPTRFGGQIRGFASEGYIDGKNDRRLDDCLRYCIVAGKKALEDADLGGDKRSKIDKERAGVLVGTGMGGLTVFSDGVQALIEKGHRKITPFFIPYAITNMGSALLAIDIGFMGPNYSISTACATSNYCFYAAANHIRRGEADMMLAGGTEAAIIPIGLGGFVACRALSQRNDDPKTASRPWDRDRDGFVMGEGAGILVMESLEHAMKRGAPILAEYLGGAVNCDAYHMTDPRADGLGVSSCILSSLEDAGVSPEEVNYINAHATSTLAGDLAEINAIKKVFKNTSEIKINATKSMIGHCLGAAGGLEAIASVKAIETGWLHPSINQFNPEPSVDFDTVANVKQQHEVNVAISNSFGFGGHNSVVAFSAFKP from the exons ATGCAGGCTGTTCAATCTCCCACTCTCAAGCCCTCTCCATTGGACCCATTCCGCCGCCGGAAATGCTCCCCTTTCCTCGTCGCTGCTGCTCCGAAATCCAAGCGTGTTTCCTTCATTTCTGCATCTGCGGCTTCCACTGTCTCTGCGCCTAAGCGGGAGAAGGATCCTAAGAAGCGTGTGGTGATTACTGGAATGGGGCTTGTTTCTGTTTTCGGGAATGATGTTGATGCTTACTATGATAAGCTGCTTGCTGGTGAGAGTGGGATCTCTCTTATTGATCGTTTTGATGCTTCCAAGTTTCCTACTCGTTTTGGTGGTCAGATCCGGGGATTTGCTTCTGAGGGTTACATTGATGGTAAGAATGACCGGCGGCTTGATGATTGCCTTCGGTATTGCATTGTGGCTGGTAAGAAGGCTCTTGAGGATGCTGACCTCGGTGGAGATAAGCGCTCTAAG ATTGACAAGGAGCGTGCTGGAGTGCTTGTTGGAACAGGGATGGGTGGTCTTACCGTCTTTTCCGATGGTGTTCAGGCTTTGATCGAGAAAGGTCACCGGAAGATAACccctttttttattccttatGCCATTACAAATATGGGGTCTGCCTTACTTGCCATTGATATTGGTTTCATGGGTCCCAATTATTCTATATCCACTGCTTGTGCCACCTCTAATTATTGCTTCTATGCTGCTGCTAATCACATCCGTCGAGGAGAGGCTGATATGATGCTTGCTGGTGGAACTGAAGCAGCTATCATACCTATTGGATTAGGGGGTTTTGTTGCTTGTAGGGCTCTATCTCAAAGAAATGATGACCCTAAAACTGCTTCAAGGCCATGGGACAGAGATCGTGATGGCTTTGTTATGGGAGAAGGTGCTGGCATATTG GTTATGGAGAGTTTGGAGCATGCAATGAAACGTGGTGCACCAATTCTTGCTGAATACTTGGGAGGGGCTGTTAACTGTGATGCGTATCACATGACAGATCCTAGAGCGGATGGTCTTGGTGTCTCTTCTTGCATCTTGAGCAGCCTTGAAGATGCAGGTGTATCACCTGAGGAG gTCAACTATATTAATGCACATGCAACATCCACCCTTGCCGGTGACTTAGCTGAGATCAATGCCATCAAGAAAGTGTTTAAGAATACATCAgagatcaaaatcaatgcaACTAAG TCTATGATAGGACACTGCCTCGGTGCTGCTGGAGGTTTGGAAGCCATTGCCTCAGTGAAAGCAATCGAAACTGGATGGTTGCATCCGTCCATAAATCAATTT AACCCCGAGCCTTCAGTTGATTTTGACACGGTTGCGAACGTAAAGCAGCAGCACGAAGTGAATGTTG CTATCTCAAATTCATTTGGATTTGGTGGACACAACTCGGTCGTGGCATTCTCGGCATTCAAACCTTGA
- the LOC111802128 gene encoding potassium channel KAT3-like, whose translation MGCSCRRRFLKRFCADEVQINGGLQSSFDLLPSLGASISHSTSLPKRIISPFNPCYRAWEIWVVILVIYSAWICPFEFAFLPYKQNALFIFDNVVNVFFAADIVLTFFVAYLDGQSYVLVHAHKKIALRYLSTWFVLDVCSTAPLQWISFLLTNRTGEAGFKLLNMLRLWRLRRVSSFFARLEKDIRLNYFWVRCTKLISVTLFAVHCAGCFNFVIADKYPVPKRTWIGAANPNFKEDSLWNLYVTSIYWSITTLTTTGYGDLHAENPQEMLFDIFYMLFNLGLTSYLIGNMTNLVVHRTSRTQNFRDSVRAATEFASRNQLPNGIRDQMLSHICLKFKTEGLKQQETLNELPKAIRASIAHYLFYPILHKAYLFKGVSDDFLFQLVSDVEAEYFPPKEDIILQNEAQTDLYILVSGSVDLISNIEGHDKVIGRAIGGEMFGEFGVLCEKPQPFKVQTSKLSQILRLKRDSLLYIIQSNLEDGNIIMNNFFMEYERTGGIWSDGELKRNENRCEDDDDVIERVGEMGKRRNGNVGSLDEHRIEFDELDSLETLAISSYLNDSREIKKRVTVHVQSRDGSKVESQYGKLMLLPGSVEELCTIAGEKFGGKMATKVMSADNAEIDDISVIRDGDHLFLLYSSINNCSISFIGIWSVKN comes from the exons ATGGGATGTTCTTGTCGGAGGCGGTTCTTGAAGCGGTTTTGCGCCGACGAGGTCCAAATCAATGGCGGCCTTCAAAGCAGTTTTGACCTCTTGCCTTCCCTTGGCGCCTCCATCAGCCACTCTACCAGCCTTCCTAAACGCATCATTTCCCCTTTCAACCCTTGTTATCG AGCATGGGAGATATGGGTAGTGATTCTAGTGATCTACTCAGCTTGGATATGTCCATTTGAATTTGCCTTTCTTCCCTACAAACAAAATGCTCTTTTCATCTTTGACAACGTTGTCAACGTGTTTTTCGCCGCCGACATCGTTTTAACATTCTTTGTCGCATATCTCGATGGTCAATCCTATGTTCTCGTCCACGCCCACAAAAAAATAGCACTCAG gtatttgTCTACTTGGTTTGTTTTGGATGTTTGTTCGACTGCACCATTACAGTGGATCAGTTTCTTGCTCACGAACCGAACTGGGGAGGCTGGGTTCaagcttttgaacatgctccGGCTATGGCGGCTCCGTCGGGTCAGCTCTTTCTTTGCGag GCTAGAAAAGGACATCAGGTTAAATTATTTCTGGGTCCGTTGCACAAAGCTCATTTCT GTTACATTATTTGCAGTACACTGTGCTGGGtgctttaattttgttatagCCGACAAATATCCTGTCCCAAAACGAACATGGATTGGTGCAGCTAACCCTAATTTTAAGGAAGATAGCCTTTGGAACCTCTACGTTACTTCAATTTATTGGTCCATTACCACCTTAACAACCACTGGCTATGGCGATCTCCATGCTGAAAACCCTCAAGAAATGTTGTTTGATATCTTTTACATGCTCTTCAATTTGGGCTTGACTTCTTATCTCATCGGTAACATGACGAATCTCGTCGTTCATCGGACTAGTCGGACCCAAAATTTT AGGGATTCGGTACGAGCTGCGACGGAGTTTGCGTCGAGAAACCAATTACCGAATGGGATACGAGACCAGATGTTATCGCATATATGTCTCAAGTTCAAGACGGAGGGATTGAAGCAACAAGAGACGTTGAATGAGCTTCCGAAAGCGATTAGAGCTTCCATTGCTCATTATCTCTTCTACCCAATTCTTCACAAAGCTTACCTTTTTAAAGGCGTTTCTGATGACTTTCTTTTCCAATTG GTATCAGATGTGGAGGCCGAGTATTTCCCACCTAAGGAAGATATCATACTCCAAAACGAAGCTCAAACCGATCTCTATATATTGGTCTCGGGCAGCGTG GATCTAATATCGAACATTGAAGGCCATGATAAA GTTATTGGAAGAGCAATAGGTGGAGAAATGTTTGGAGAATTTGGAGTGTTATGTGAAAAGCCTCAACCTTTCAAAGTTCAAACCTCAAAGCTTTCTCAAATATTAAGGCTCAAGAGAGATTCTTTGTTGTATATTATCCAATCAAATTTAGAAGATGGGAATAttataatgaataattttttcatg gaatatGAACGAACGGGCGGTATTTGGAGTGACGGTGAGctaaagagaaatgaaaaccgttgtgaagatgatgatgatgttattGAACGAGTAGGGGAAATGGGAAAGCGAAGAAACGGGAACGTGGGAAGTTTAGACGAACATCGAATTGAGTTTGATGAGCTCGACTCCTTGGAAACTTTGGCGATTAGCTCTTATTTGAATGATTCGagagaaatcaagaaaagGGTTACTGTACATGTGCAGTCTCGAGATGGAAGTAAGGTTGAGAGTCAATATGGGAAGTTAATGCTTCTCCCGGGTTCAGTAGAAGAGCTATGCACAATTGCAG GGGAAAAGTTTGGAGGGAAAATGGCCACAAAAGTTATGAGTGCCGATAATGCAGAAATTGATGATATAAGTGTGATTCGGGACGGTGAccatttgtttcttctttata GTAGTATTAACAACTGTTCGATCTCTTTCATTGGAATTTGGAGTGTCAAAAATTAG
- the LOC111801334 gene encoding 60S ribosomal protein L18a-like, producing MVSFRFHQYQVVGRAIPSELDEHPKIYRMKLWATNEVRAKSKFWYFLRKLKKVKKSNGQVLAINEIFEKNPTKIKNYGIWLRYQSRTGYHNMYKEYRDTTLNSAVEQMYTEMASRHRVRSPCIQIIKTATVPAKLCKRESTKQFHDSKIKFPLVFKKVRPPTRKLKTTYKASKPNLFM from the exons ATGGTGTCTTTTAGG ttccACCAATACCAGGTTGTAGGAAGGGCTATTCCATCTGAATTAGATGAACACCCTAAGATTTACCGAATGAAGTTATGGGCCACGAATGAGGTTCGGGCTAAGTCCAAGTTCTG GTACTTTTTGAGGAAGTTGAAGAAGGTCAAGAAGAGTAACGGACAAGTGCTTGCTATCAATGAG ATCTTTGAGAAGAATCCCACCAAAATCAAGAACTATGGTATCTGGCTCCGCTACCAAAGTAGAACTGGCTATCACAACATGTACAAGGAATATCGCGACACAACTCTCAACAGCGCTGTGGAACAAATGTACACCGAGATGGCTTCTCGACACCGGGTTAGATCTCCATGCATCCAAATCATCAAGACTGCCACTGTTCCTGCTAAGCTATGCAAGAGGGAAAGCACCAAACAATTCCATGATTCGAAGATCAAGTTTCCGTTGGTGTTCAAGAAGGTTAGACCTCCAACCAGGAAGCTCAAGACCACATACAAGGCCTCCAAGCCCAATCTATTCATGTAA